The following proteins are co-located in the Tripterygium wilfordii isolate XIE 37 chromosome 2, ASM1340144v1, whole genome shotgun sequence genome:
- the LOC120016820 gene encoding lipid phosphate phosphatase 1-like encodes MAWMSLESLRSLFNFRGIVQRETMREIDLGACTIKSHGSKVARKHMHDWLILLLLGAIEIVLFTIQPFHRFVAETMMTDLKYPMKDNTVPVWSVPMYAVLLPIAVFLFFYFRRRDVYDLHHSILGLLFAMLITGVFTDAIKVAVGRPRPNFFWRCFPDGIDLYDHWGDVVCHGKASEIKEGYKSFPSGHTSWSFAGLGFLSLYLSGKIKAFDRKGHVAKLCVVFLPLLAASLVGVSRVDDYWHHWEDVFVGGLLGLVVAAFCYRQFFPPPYHVDGWGPYAYFRALEESGSRTTNGTQITNAVNVQTQESVRAVNQEVSHRDEAYVSLSLGNDPNSPLDAMELGRR; translated from the exons ATGGCTTGGATGAGTTTGGAATCACTTCGGTCTCTCTTCAATTTTCGCGGCATTGTACAG AGGGAAACAATGAGGGAGATTGATCTTGGTGCGTGCACTATTAAGTCTCATGGATCCAAAGTTGCGAGGAAGCACATGCATGATTGGCTTATCCTGTTGCTGCTTGGGGCAATTGAGATCGTTCTGTTCACAATTCAACCATTTCACCGCTTTGTGGCTGAGACTATGATGACAGACCTCAAATATCCCATGAAGGACAACACTGTGCCTGTTTGGTCTGTGCCT ATGTATGCAGTTTTGTTGCCTATAGCcgtcttccttttcttttattttcgtAGGAGAGATGTCTATGATCTTCACCACAGCATTTTAG GCCTTCTATTTGCTATGCTGATTACTGGGGTTTTCACGGATGCAATAAAAGTTGCTGTGGGACGGCCTCGACCTAACTTCTTTTGGCGTTGTTTCCCGGATGGAATTGAT CTATATGATCATTGGGGCGATGTGGTTTGCCACGGGAAGGCTAGTGAAATAAAGGAAGGATATAAGAGCTTCCCAAGTGGCCATACTTCAT GGTCCTTTGCAGGACTAGGTTTTCTCTCATTGTACTTATCTGGGAAGATCAAAGCATTTGACCGCAAAGGGCATGTTGCAAAGCTCTGTGTAGTATTTCTCCCATTGCTTGCTGCATCCCTAGTTGGTGTATCTCGAGTTGACGACTATTGGCACCACTGGGAAGATGTGTTTGTTGGAGGTCTTTTAG GGCTTGTTGTAGCAGCATTTTGCTATCGGCAATTCTTCCCCCCACCGTATCATGTTGATG gaTGGGGTCCTTATGCATACTTCAGAGCTTTGGAAGAATCAGGTAGCAGGACAACTAATGGAACCCAGATCACAAATGCAGTTAATGTGCAAACCCAGGAATCTGTTCGTGCTGTGAATCAAGAAGTCAGCCACAGAGACGAGGCATATGTGTCGCTATCTTTAGGTAATGATCCAAACTCACCATTGGATGCAATGGAATTAGGGAGGAGGTGA